In Leclercia sp. LSNIH1, the genomic stretch CGACCAGATGATGTACTCCATGAAACAGCAGCGAGGTACCGGATGTTGAGAAGGGAGAAGTAAACCCCTCAGGCGTTCTGGTCTACAAATTCATATAGATCCTGTCACAATTCACACCGGAATTGATCAAAACCGGGGTTCGTGGTCGTAAAGTTTGATAAGTTATCGTACCAATCTTATCAGGCTGTATGACTAATCATTACAAGGACCCCATTGTGAACACACTAAACCGTCGTGATTTCCCCGGTGCTCTCTATCCTGAACGTATCATCCAGTTTGGTGAGGGCAACTTCCTGCGCGCGTTTATTGACTGGCAGATCGATCTGCTTAACGAGCATACCGACCTGAACGCCGGTATCGCGATTGTGCGCCCCATCAAAAGCGATTTTCCGCCTTCGCTGAGCACTCAGGACGGCCTGTATACCACCATCATTCGCGGCCTGAACGAGCAGGGCGAAGCGGTCAGCGACGCGCGTCTTATCCGCTCGGTGAACCGTGAGATCAGCGTTTACGATCAGTACGATGAATTCCTGAAGCTGGCGCATAATCCAGAGATGCGCTTTGTCTTCTCTAACACCACGGAAGCGGGGATCAGCTATCACGCCGGGGATAAGTTTGAGGATGCGCCTGCGGTCAGCTATCCGGCAAAACTGACCCGCCTGCTGTTCGAGCGTTTCAGCCATTTCAACGGGGCCGCCGATAAAGGCTGGGTTATCGTGCCGTGCGAATTAATTGACTACAACGGTGACGCCCTGCGTGAGCTGGTACTGCGCTATGCTCAGGAGTGGGCGCTGCCTGCGGCCTTTATCCAGTGGATTAACGACGCCAATACCTTCTGTTCCACCCTGGTTGACCGTATCGTCACTGGCTATCCGCGCGATGAAGTGGCAGAGCTTGAAGCCTCTCTGGGCTATCACGATGCCTTCCTCGATACCGCTGAACACTTCTATCTGTTTGTGATCCAGGGGCCAAAATCGCTGGCACAGGAGCTGCGTCTCGATAAGCTGGCGCTGAACGTGCTGATTGTTGACGACATCAAGCCATACAAAGAGCGCAAAGTGGCGATCCTCAACGGCGCACATACCGCGCTGGTGCCGGTGGCATTCCAGGCGGGGCTGGATACCGTGGGTGAAGCGATGAACGACACCGAAATCTGCGCCTTTGTCGAAAAAGCGATTCATGAAGAGATTATTCCGGTGCTGGATCTGCCGCGCGATGAGCTGGCCTCGTTTGCCAGCGCGGTAACGGGCCGTTTCCGCAATCCGTATATCAAACATCAGCTGCTGTCGATTGCCCTGAACGGCATGACCAAGTACCGGACCCGCATTCTGCCGCAGCTTCTGGCGGGGCAGCAGGCCAGCGGCAAACTCCCGGCCCGTCTGACCTTTGCGCTGGCGGCCCTGATCGCCTTTTACCGTGCGGAACGTAACGGCGAAAGTTATCCGGTGCAGGATGACGCGCACTGGTTAACCCGTTTCCAGCAGCTGTGGACGCAGCAGCATGACCAGCAGATCAACACCCGCGAGCTGGTGACCGCGGTACTGAGCGTCAGCGAGCATTGGGAACAGGACCTGACCCAGGTGAGCGGGCTGGTAGAACAGGTTGCGCAGGATCTGGATGCCATTCTGCATCAGGGCATGCGCGCCGCCGTCAAACCGCTCTGCTAAGCCATGGAGCCTCCCTCTCTCCTGACGGGAGAGGGGGAGCGCCCGCATCGGTTATCCTGACCAATTACCTGTTTTAGTTACAACATACTTTAATCCCTTCTTCTTTTCCCGAAATGAAACACCGTGCGGTCTGAACAGGCTTAGCAAAACGACAGCATTTTTTAACATACTTGCAACCGTGATAACGATCACGTTTAATAGTCACCGCTCTTTTTTCCCGATGAAGCTGACTATGATCGTTCGACCCCAACAGCACTGGTTGCGTCTTATTTTTGTCTGGCACGGTTCCGTGCTAACCAAAATCTTTTCCCGCCTGTTCCTCAATTTTTTGCTCTCCATCGTGGTGATCCTGATGTTGCCCTGGTATACCTCGCTGGGCATCCGGCTGACGGTCGCGCCGTTCAGCATTCTTGGGGTCGCCATCGCAATCTTC encodes the following:
- a CDS encoding tagaturonate reductase, with product MNTLNRRDFPGALYPERIIQFGEGNFLRAFIDWQIDLLNEHTDLNAGIAIVRPIKSDFPPSLSTQDGLYTTIIRGLNEQGEAVSDARLIRSVNREISVYDQYDEFLKLAHNPEMRFVFSNTTEAGISYHAGDKFEDAPAVSYPAKLTRLLFERFSHFNGAADKGWVIVPCELIDYNGDALRELVLRYAQEWALPAAFIQWINDANTFCSTLVDRIVTGYPRDEVAELEASLGYHDAFLDTAEHFYLFVIQGPKSLAQELRLDKLALNVLIVDDIKPYKERKVAILNGAHTALVPVAFQAGLDTVGEAMNDTEICAFVEKAIHEEIIPVLDLPRDELASFASAVTGRFRNPYIKHQLLSIALNGMTKYRTRILPQLLAGQQASGKLPARLTFALAALIAFYRAERNGESYPVQDDAHWLTRFQQLWTQQHDQQINTRELVTAVLSVSEHWEQDLTQVSGLVEQVAQDLDAILHQGMRAAVKPLC